The following proteins are co-located in the Vigna angularis cultivar LongXiaoDou No.4 chromosome 2, ASM1680809v1, whole genome shotgun sequence genome:
- the LOC108329681 gene encoding monodehydroascorbate reductase 4, peroxisomal: MGRAFVYVILGGGVAAGYAALEFVKKGVSHGELCIISDEPVAPYERPALSKGFLLPEAAARLPSFHTCVGANEERLTPKWYKEHGIELVLGTGVKSADVKRKTLLTTTGETISYKFLIVATGARALKLEEFGVSGSDAENVCYLRDIADANRLVNVIQSCPEGNAVVIGGGYIGMECAASLVINKINVTMVFPEEHCMARLFTTKIANYYEEYYKSRGVNFVKGTVLSSFDFDSTGKVTAVNLRDGSTLSVDMVVVGIGIRPNTGLFEGQLTLEKGGIKVNGMLQSSNSSVYAIGDVAAFPVKAFGETRRLEHVDSARKSAKHVVAAIMEPDKTGEFDYIPFFYSRIFTLSWQFYGDNIGEVVYFGDMSGSAFGAYWVSKGQLVGAFLEGGNKEEYEAIAKVTRLRPAIEDLTELERQGLRYAVTVSQKPAVSPPVEVRASDLLLEKPLYAWHATAGVIIAASIAAFAYFYGKKRRRW, from the exons ATGGGGAGAGCCTTTGTGTATGTGATTCTTGGGGGAGGTGTGGCTGCTGGCTATGCTGCTCTTGAATTCGTCAAAAAAGGAGTCTCTCATGGTGAACTCTGTATCATTTCCGACGAACCG GTTGCTCCTTATGAAAGGCCTGCATTGAGCAAAGGATTTTTGCTTCCAGAAG CTGCTGCACGGCTTCCATCCTTTCATACATGTGTTGGTGCAAATGAGGAGAGGCTAACTCCCAAATGGTATAAAGAACATg GGATTGAATTAGTTCTTGGAACCGGAGTTAAATCTGCTGATGTGAAACGCAAGACACTTTTAACAACAACAGGAGAGACCATAAGTTATAAGTTTCTTATTGTTGCTACTGGTGCACGG GCTCTGAAGCTGGAAGAATTTGGGGTGAGTGGATCAGATGCAGAAAATGTCTGTTATTTAAGAGATATAGCAGATGCAAATAGGCTTGTCAATGTTATACAATCTTGTCCAGAAGGGAATGCTGTTGTCATTGGTGGTGGATACATAGGCATGGAGTGTGCAGCATCTCTAGtgatcaataaaataaatgtgaCAATGGTTTTCCCTGAGGAACATTGCa TGGCTCGTTTATTCACCACAAAAATAGCAAACTACTACGAAGAATATTATAAATCAAGGGGAGTAAACTTCGTTAAGGGAACTGTGCTGTCATCATTCGATTTTGACTCCACTGGGAAG GTTACAGCTGTTAATCTTAGAGACGGAAGCACGCTATCTGTGGACATGGTTGTGGTGGGAATTGGAATACGTCCAAATACAGGTCTGTTTGAAGGCCAGCTTACTTTGGAGAAAGGTGGAATCAAAGTAAATGGGATGTTGCAGTCAAGCAACAGCTCAGTCTATGCCATTGGAGATGTTGCAGCATTTCCAGTCAAAGCATTTGGGGAAACTCGAAGACTTGAGCATGTTGATTCAGCTCGGAAGTCTGCAAAACATGTCGTTGCTGCAATAATGGAACCAGACAAAACTGGAGAATTTGACTACATTCCTTTTTTCTACTCCAGAATCTTCACATTGTCTTGGCAATTTTATGGGGATAATATTGGGGAAGTTGTATATTTCGGAGATATGTCAGGCAGTGCATTTGGAGCATACTGGGTAAGCAAGGGTCAGCTTGTTGGGGCTTTCCTTGAAGGTGGAAATAAAGAAGAGTATGAAGCTATAGCTAAGGTCACTAGGTTAAGGCCAGCAATTGAAGACTTGACTGAACTGGAGAGACAGGGTTTGAGATATGCAGTTACAGTTAGCCAGAAACCAGCGGTGTCACCCCCAGTGGAGGTTAGGGCCTCGGACCTACTTTTGGAAAAACCATTATATGCTTGGCATGCTACAGCTGGGGTTATTATTGCCGCATCAATAGCTGCATTTGCAtatttttatggaaaaaaaCGCCGCAGATGGTGA